In a single window of the Methanofollis ethanolicus genome:
- a CDS encoding phosphoglycerol geranylgeranyltransferase translates to MHQNWKNWAHVTKLDPDRHLTQDAVEGVATSGTDAVLLSGTLNVTPENLADLREQVEGYGIPLVVEPADPSGAVFEGVDMLFVPSVLNTPDARWVVGKHQQWALQSPDIPWDRVVPEAYVVLNPASSVGKVTKAVCDLTPAEVAAYARTAEHYFHFPVVYIEYSGTYGDPAVVKAASEAIDTAVLYYGGGIDSAEKAAEMGRYADTIVVGNAVYEKGLDALRATVRAVQ, encoded by the coding sequence ATGCATCAGAACTGGAAAAATTGGGCACATGTGACGAAACTCGACCCCGACAGGCACCTCACCCAGGACGCAGTCGAAGGGGTCGCCACGAGCGGGACCGACGCGGTCCTCCTCTCCGGCACCCTGAATGTGACACCCGAGAACCTTGCCGACCTGCGCGAGCAGGTCGAAGGCTACGGCATCCCCCTCGTCGTCGAACCGGCCGACCCCTCGGGGGCCGTCTTCGAAGGCGTCGACATGCTCTTCGTCCCGAGCGTCCTCAACACCCCGGACGCCCGCTGGGTCGTCGGCAAACACCAGCAGTGGGCGCTCCAGAGCCCGGACATCCCCTGGGACCGCGTCGTCCCCGAGGCCTACGTCGTCCTCAACCCGGCCTCCTCGGTCGGGAAGGTGACGAAGGCCGTCTGCGACCTCACGCCTGCGGAGGTCGCCGCCTATGCCCGGACCGCCGAGCACTACTTCCACTTCCCGGTCGTGTACATCGAGTACTCGGGTACCTACGGCGACCCCGCCGTCGTGAAAGCGGCGTCAGAGGCGATCGACACCGCGGTGCTCTACTACGGCGGCGGCATCGACTCCGCGGAGAAGGCCGCGGAGATGGGGCGGTATGCCGACACGATCGTCGTCGGCAACGCCGTCTATGAAAAAGGCCTCGATGCCCTGAGGGCGACTGTCCGGGCCGTCCAGTGA
- a CDS encoding fasciclin domain-containing protein: MKSIHWMPLIGIVLLACIFPVQGAPDDGPGFVANQMDITLSLMPAEAEIGTNETTTYDVVGACNPPGAMNETACIDSYNITVSLDDGMVGEITEIVFPEDVSMGESGTVPGDSVWVTAQNLTPPAAAAENQTLFTVTVRGDAAGTTGVTLTPDMVVDGQGGTPTVTTVPANLTVTGEAGQTIYETAVADGNVTTLVTALDLTGLNATLDEPGTYTVFAPTDDAFANLPAGVLDSLVNDTDALEDVLLYHVAGETYTAADIAGMTELQTLLGENVTVTVDEANGTVMINDAMVTAADIECTNGIVHVIDAVLIPPEEPEPAGLEANFSADVTKGEAPLTVQFTDLSTGDVTVWYWDFGDGAFSTEQNPAHMYNTSGTFTVNLTVADDTGASDNFEILDYINVSEAPPVIVPEIFFEPLNASVDVGSTVEYALILNTAPDGLAGYTLNVDTGAEGVAEIVNVTYPDWAMPTNTSALPDTIVEIKAGDMMDTIAAGATNVSLANITVLGVMEGQTNLSVEVVRMTADGGGPIMPDMMTASLNVTPIAPPPAFPGYENPPTDPNNDGKYEDVNGNGEIEYDDVIALNTNMQWVEENNLVPLFDFNTNGKVDYDDIVMLFDMI; the protein is encoded by the coding sequence ATGAAATCAATACATTGGATGCCTTTGATCGGCATCGTACTGCTCGCCTGCATCTTTCCGGTGCAGGGGGCTCCGGACGACGGTCCGGGATTCGTAGCGAACCAGATGGACATTACTCTCAGCCTCATGCCCGCAGAGGCGGAGATCGGCACGAACGAGACGACGACCTATGACGTGGTGGGAGCCTGCAACCCGCCGGGAGCGATGAACGAGACGGCGTGCATCGACAGTTACAACATCACCGTCAGCCTCGACGACGGTATGGTGGGCGAGATCACGGAGATCGTCTTCCCCGAAGATGTAAGCATGGGTGAGAGCGGAACGGTACCCGGCGACAGCGTCTGGGTAACAGCCCAGAACCTCACCCCGCCGGCTGCCGCCGCTGAGAACCAGACTCTCTTCACGGTGACGGTGCGCGGCGACGCCGCGGGCACGACCGGGGTCACCCTGACACCCGACATGGTCGTTGACGGGCAGGGCGGCACGCCGACGGTCACCACCGTCCCGGCAAACCTGACGGTCACCGGCGAGGCAGGCCAGACCATCTACGAGACCGCGGTCGCCGACGGGAACGTCACGACTCTCGTTACCGCCCTCGACCTCACGGGCCTGAACGCCACGCTCGATGAACCGGGAACGTACACCGTCTTCGCACCGACAGACGACGCATTTGCGAACCTGCCGGCAGGCGTGCTCGACAGCCTCGTCAATGACACCGACGCACTCGAAGACGTCCTCCTCTACCATGTGGCCGGAGAGACGTACACCGCAGCAGATATTGCCGGGATGACCGAACTCCAGACGCTGCTCGGTGAGAACGTCACCGTCACCGTGGACGAGGCGAACGGCACCGTCATGATCAACGACGCCATGGTGACAGCCGCGGACATCGAGTGCACGAACGGCATCGTCCATGTCATCGACGCGGTCCTGATCCCGCCGGAAGAGCCCGAACCCGCAGGACTTGAGGCCAATTTCTCGGCCGACGTGACGAAGGGAGAGGCGCCGCTGACCGTCCAGTTCACCGACCTCTCCACAGGCGACGTGACCGTCTGGTACTGGGACTTCGGTGACGGCGCGTTCTCGACCGAGCAGAACCCTGCTCATATGTATAACACCAGCGGGACCTTCACCGTCAACCTGACCGTGGCCGACGACACCGGCGCCAGTGACAACTTTGAAATCCTCGACTACATCAATGTCAGCGAGGCGCCGCCGGTCATCGTCCCCGAGATCTTCTTCGAGCCCCTGAACGCATCTGTCGACGTGGGGAGCACGGTCGAATACGCCCTGATCCTCAACACGGCCCCTGACGGCCTTGCCGGATACACCCTGAACGTGGACACGGGAGCCGAAGGTGTCGCCGAGATCGTCAATGTCACCTATCCTGACTGGGCGATGCCGACCAACACCTCGGCACTGCCCGACACGATTGTGGAGATCAAGGCCGGCGACATGATGGACACCATCGCGGCCGGGGCCACGAATGTCAGTCTTGCAAACATAACGGTCCTCGGCGTGATGGAGGGCCAGACAAACCTCAGCGTCGAGGTCGTCAGGATGACGGCCGACGGAGGAGGACCGATCATGCCCGACATGATGACCGCCTCCCTCAACGTGACGCCGATAGCACCGCCACCGGCGTTCCCGGGATACGAGAACCCGCCGACAGACCCGAATAACGACGGGAAGTACGAGGACGTCAATGGGAACGGGGAGATCGAGTACGACGACGTCATCGCCCTCAACACCAACATGCAGTGGGTCGAGGAGAACAACCTGGTACCCCTCTTCGACTTCAACACCAATGGCAAGGTCGACTATGACGACATTGTCATGCTCTTCGACATGATCTAA
- the dcd gene encoding dCTP deaminase, translating to MILVDWQIEDRIRRGQISIDPYDPALIQPNSLDIRLGDHFVWYEPGEDVIDPYEKESVTSHVRETRAASVVMNPGDFMLAETLEAVTLPDNVVASIEGKSSIARLGIELHQTGGWIDAGFRGTITLEMCNVNQRPVRMYAGMPIGQLVFYTTERAQNPYNLKKDAKYMDQRQATLSRYHENEKSV from the coding sequence ATGATCCTTGTTGACTGGCAGATCGAGGACCGCATCAGGCGGGGGCAGATCAGCATCGACCCCTATGACCCGGCCCTCATACAACCCAACTCCCTGGACATCAGGCTCGGGGACCATTTTGTCTGGTACGAACCGGGCGAGGACGTCATCGATCCCTACGAGAAAGAGAGCGTCACCTCCCATGTGCGCGAGACCCGCGCCGCCTCGGTCGTCATGAATCCGGGCGACTTCATGCTCGCGGAGACGCTCGAAGCCGTGACCCTCCCGGACAACGTCGTCGCCAGCATCGAAGGGAAAAGTTCCATCGCCCGTCTCGGAATCGAACTCCACCAGACCGGCGGATGGATTGACGCAGGTTTCCGGGGCACCATCACCCTGGAGATGTGCAATGTCAACCAGCGGCCTGTGCGCATGTATGCCGGGATGCCGATCGGCCAGCTCGTCTTCTACACGACCGAACGTGCACAGAACCCGTATAACCTGAAGAAGGACGCAAAATACATGGACCAGCGCCAGGCGACTCTCTCGCGGTACCACGAGAACGAGAAGAGTGTTTGA
- a CDS encoding RNA methyltransferase produces the protein MPEIAIVLVEPLYEGNVGSVARAMKNFGFTRLVLVDPCPLGDEAHAHASHALDVLEGAERKTLDEVYAESDLVVATTGELSKSVCTSMRMPYYTPAEIRSVVGEVDGRVSILFGRENWGLNNDEVSRCDLICTIPTAEIYPIMNLSHAVAVVCYELAHLPRGTYRLAGKTQREALIEHFGNFLARIEHPDHKRANTLLMLRRVLGRTALTTREVTTFHGLLRRTEWHLDHPGEEQSP, from the coding sequence ATGCCCGAGATTGCGATCGTCCTCGTGGAACCCCTGTACGAAGGCAATGTCGGTTCCGTCGCCCGGGCCATGAAGAACTTCGGGTTCACCAGACTCGTGCTGGTCGACCCCTGCCCCCTCGGGGACGAGGCCCATGCCCATGCCTCCCACGCGCTCGACGTCCTCGAAGGCGCGGAGAGAAAGACTCTCGACGAGGTCTATGCAGAGAGCGACCTCGTCGTGGCGACGACAGGCGAACTCTCCAAGTCGGTCTGCACCTCGATGCGGATGCCCTACTACACGCCGGCCGAGATCCGGTCGGTCGTCGGCGAGGTCGACGGACGGGTGAGCATCCTCTTCGGCCGGGAGAACTGGGGACTGAACAACGACGAGGTCTCGCGCTGCGACCTCATCTGCACCATCCCGACCGCCGAGATCTACCCGATCATGAACCTCTCCCATGCCGTCGCCGTCGTCTGCTACGAACTCGCCCACCTGCCGCGCGGCACCTACCGCCTTGCCGGAAAGACCCAGCGCGAGGCCCTCATCGAGCACTTCGGAAACTTTCTCGCGAGGATCGAGCACCCCGACCACAAGCGCGCCAACACCCTGCTGATGCTCCGCCGCGTCCTCGGGAGGACGGCGCTGACCACGCGCGAGGTCACGACCTTCCACGGCCTCCTCCGCAGGACAGAGTGGCACCTCGACCACCCGGGCGAGGAGCAATCACCTTAA
- a CDS encoding DNA topoisomerase I, which yields MHLIVAEKNISARRIAAILARDQKVTTRKEGGVDTYAFGDTVVVGLKGHVVEVDFEAGYTNWRSEERPPRSLIDAGIVKKPTEKKIVALLQKLAKKADRVVIATDFDAEGELIGKEALELVREVNKGVQILRAKFSAITPQEINRAFSELAELDFALAAAGESRQVIDLMWGASLTRFISIAAKRGGENILSVGRVQSPTLAMIVDREREIEAFVPEKYWMLTVDTKKGADSLELRHTHGRFTDHAEALAAEARTQEPLTVTEVREGVKNDRAPTPFDTTALLVAAGRIGFSASNAMRIAEDLYMNGFISYPRTDNTVYPASLNLGEVLDTLKNTVFARDVAWVEMHRRPEPTRGKKSSTDHPPIHPTGAAGREQLGDDRWKIYELVVRRFLATLSPDAVWNTMKVNVDAGGEPYTVTGGRLKEEGWRRVYPYSEAAEHVIPACTVGERLPILGKDLEEKETTPPPRYTQSRLIQTMEELGLGTKSTRHEVIQKLVSRRYVQGTPLRPTLVGMAVIESLEGHADTITRPDMTRLLESHMQQIKENRRTKDDVVGESREMLHSVFEDLEAHEDQIGDEIIGRTVEEKTVGPCPVCGKPLRIRQAHGASQFIGCSGYPECTFNISLPGVQWGKAIRLDKVCERHELNHIRLIRKGARPWDIGCPLCSHIESNTETLRMMPHMTDGLIGRLHARHIYTVPELAHMPAGDMARKLDVDEKTAGILVSEANEVLDSLRRRSELKKFIRAEIPPRRGRSHAKIAKKLLEVGIDDIAALAAANPQKIAQTGISAEEADGLLAKARALCSERRLREVGLPAVSIKKYVGAGLQGPEDFATLHPAYISTASGIRVETVCRHAEAACSTIGLKTPAKITQKKLEKGREELLALPGLGEATLEKLYKAGITDAASLAAAEPVEAARKSGIPAEKIREYSASLSTGHPPQK from the coding sequence GTGCACCTCATTGTCGCAGAAAAGAACATCTCGGCGCGGCGGATCGCCGCCATCCTCGCCAGAGACCAGAAGGTCACCACCCGGAAAGAGGGGGGCGTCGACACCTACGCCTTCGGCGACACCGTCGTCGTCGGCCTGAAAGGCCATGTCGTCGAGGTCGACTTCGAGGCCGGATATACCAACTGGCGGAGCGAGGAGCGCCCGCCGCGTAGCCTCATCGACGCCGGGATCGTCAAGAAACCGACAGAAAAGAAGATCGTCGCCCTTCTCCAGAAACTCGCGAAGAAGGCCGACCGCGTCGTCATCGCCACCGACTTCGATGCCGAGGGCGAACTGATCGGCAAGGAGGCCCTCGAACTCGTGAGGGAAGTGAATAAGGGCGTGCAGATCCTGCGGGCGAAGTTCTCGGCAATCACGCCGCAGGAGATCAACCGCGCCTTCTCCGAACTCGCGGAACTCGACTTCGCCCTTGCGGCCGCGGGCGAATCGCGCCAGGTCATCGACCTGATGTGGGGCGCATCCCTCACGCGGTTCATCTCCATCGCCGCGAAACGCGGCGGGGAAAATATCCTCTCGGTCGGCCGCGTCCAGAGTCCGACCCTTGCGATGATCGTCGACCGCGAGAGGGAGATCGAGGCCTTCGTGCCCGAGAAGTACTGGATGCTCACCGTCGATACGAAGAAGGGCGCCGACTCCCTTGAACTCCGCCACACCCACGGCCGGTTCACCGACCACGCGGAGGCCCTCGCCGCAGAGGCGCGGACACAGGAACCTCTCACCGTCACCGAGGTGCGGGAAGGGGTCAAGAACGACCGGGCGCCGACGCCCTTCGACACCACGGCCCTCCTCGTCGCCGCAGGCAGGATCGGTTTTTCCGCATCGAACGCGATGCGCATCGCCGAAGACCTGTACATGAACGGTTTCATCTCGTACCCGAGGACGGACAACACCGTCTATCCGGCAAGCCTGAACCTCGGCGAGGTGCTTGATACACTGAAAAACACGGTCTTCGCACGGGACGTCGCCTGGGTCGAGATGCACAGGCGGCCCGAACCGACGCGGGGGAAGAAGTCGAGCACCGACCACCCGCCCATCCACCCGACCGGCGCCGCCGGCCGCGAGCAACTCGGCGACGACCGGTGGAAGATCTACGAACTCGTCGTCCGGCGGTTCCTTGCGACCCTCTCGCCCGACGCCGTCTGGAATACCATGAAGGTGAACGTCGACGCTGGCGGCGAACCCTACACCGTCACCGGCGGACGCCTGAAGGAAGAGGGGTGGCGGCGGGTCTACCCGTACAGCGAGGCCGCGGAACACGTGATCCCGGCCTGCACCGTCGGCGAACGCCTCCCCATCCTCGGAAAAGACCTTGAAGAGAAGGAGACCACCCCGCCGCCGCGCTACACCCAGAGCCGCCTCATCCAGACGATGGAGGAACTCGGCCTCGGCACGAAGTCCACGCGCCACGAGGTGATCCAGAAACTCGTCTCCCGGCGGTACGTGCAGGGCACCCCCCTGCGCCCCACCCTCGTCGGCATGGCGGTGATCGAGTCCCTGGAAGGCCACGCGGACACGATCACGCGGCCCGACATGACCCGCCTCCTCGAGTCCCACATGCAGCAGATCAAGGAGAACAGACGGACAAAGGACGACGTCGTCGGCGAGTCGCGGGAGATGCTCCACTCCGTCTTCGAAGACCTTGAGGCGCATGAGGACCAGATCGGGGACGAGATCATCGGCAGGACCGTCGAGGAGAAGACCGTCGGCCCCTGCCCGGTCTGCGGGAAACCCCTCCGGATCCGGCAGGCACACGGGGCCTCGCAGTTCATCGGATGCTCGGGATACCCCGAATGCACCTTCAACATCAGCCTCCCCGGCGTCCAGTGGGGGAAGGCGATCAGGCTCGACAAAGTCTGCGAACGCCACGAACTCAACCATATCAGGCTGATCAGGAAAGGCGCACGGCCCTGGGACATCGGCTGCCCGCTCTGCTCGCACATCGAGTCGAACACCGAGACCCTGCGGATGATGCCCCACATGACAGACGGCCTCATCGGACGTCTCCACGCCCGTCACATCTACACGGTCCCCGAACTCGCCCATATGCCGGCAGGGGACATGGCACGGAAACTCGATGTCGACGAGAAGACGGCCGGGATACTCGTCTCCGAGGCAAACGAGGTGCTCGACAGCCTCCGCAGGCGCTCCGAACTGAAGAAGTTCATCAGGGCCGAGATCCCGCCAAGGCGCGGGAGAAGCCATGCGAAGATCGCAAAGAAACTGCTTGAGGTCGGTATCGACGACATCGCCGCCCTTGCCGCGGCGAACCCGCAAAAAATCGCCCAGACCGGGATCTCCGCAGAGGAGGCAGACGGACTCCTGGCAAAGGCCCGGGCCCTCTGCAGCGAGCGCCGGTTACGGGAGGTCGGTCTCCCCGCAGTGAGCATCAAAAAATATGTCGGCGCAGGGCTCCAGGGCCCCGAGGACTTCGCCACCCTCCACCCTGCGTACATCAGCACGGCGAGCGGGATCAGGGTCGAGACGGTCTGCCGCCACGCCGAGGCGGCCTGCAGCACCATCGGGCTGAAAACCCCGGCAAAGATCACCCAGAAGAAACTGGAAAAAGGGCGGGAAGAACTCCTGGCACTACCGGGCCTCGGCGAGGCGACTCTCGAAAAACTCTACAAGGCCGGGATCACCGACGCGGCCAGCCTCGCCGCCGCCGAACCCGTTGAAGCCGCACGGAAGAGCGGCATCCCCGCAGAAAAGATCAGGGAGTACAGCGCATCTCTATCGACAGGACACCCTCCACAGAAGTGA
- a CDS encoding threonine--tRNA ligase, with product MRLLLIHSDHIDYKAQKKTSVAEEGAVLSDALDEALVAFCAIESADEEDIDDVVAQAAAEVRKTTAQLQTDRVLIYPYAHLSSDLAAPDVAKKALTAIEEDLKASGDLTVKRAPFGWYKAFTLSCKGHPLSELSRTILPGEGEEGAAKPAKKQVTHTFFVLTPEGERLDAESCCDDSAFGSLVKKELGKPTPAGGEPIHVDLMRSKELVDYEPASDVGHLRWMPRGRLVRDLLEDYVLGLVLDYGGMPVETPVMYDLGDPAISEHAAKFGERQYRFKSGNRNMMLRFAACFGMFSFMRDMHISPNTLPMKMYELSTYSFRHEQSGEVIGLKRLRAFTMPDMHTLCRDMDNALTCFEEQLRMGWQSGVDLGTPLVGAFRCTQEFYDQHEDWIKKIVKESGVPLFIEVLSDRVHYWIAKIDLAAIDGQGRPIENPTVQIDVESSTRFNISYRDVAGTEVHPPILHCSPTGSIERVICAMLENTAYQPVPHLPTWLSPTQVRFVPVAERHVAYAADLCEKFNAAGVRADHDDRDESVNKKIREAGTEWVPYVAVIGDREMDEGKLTVTVRKLSEPKKPHKEEMTADALIAAVKEECTGKPFRPMYTAKKLSIRPRFI from the coding sequence ATGCGGCTTCTCTTAATTCACTCAGACCACATTGATTATAAGGCGCAGAAGAAGACGTCGGTCGCCGAGGAGGGGGCAGTCCTCTCCGACGCCCTCGACGAGGCGCTCGTCGCCTTCTGTGCCATCGAATCGGCAGACGAAGAAGATATCGACGACGTCGTCGCCCAGGCGGCCGCCGAGGTCAGGAAGACGACGGCTCAGCTCCAGACCGACCGGGTGCTCATCTACCCGTACGCCCACCTGAGCTCCGACCTTGCGGCACCCGACGTTGCCAAAAAGGCGCTCACGGCCATCGAAGAGGACCTCAAGGCCTCCGGCGACCTGACCGTGAAGCGCGCTCCCTTCGGCTGGTACAAGGCCTTCACCCTCTCGTGCAAGGGTCACCCCCTCTCCGAACTCTCCCGGACCATCCTGCCGGGAGAAGGGGAAGAGGGTGCGGCAAAGCCTGCGAAGAAGCAGGTCACCCACACGTTCTTCGTCCTCACCCCCGAGGGCGAGCGGCTGGACGCCGAGTCCTGCTGCGACGACTCGGCCTTCGGGTCCCTCGTGAAGAAGGAACTCGGGAAGCCGACGCCTGCCGGCGGCGAACCGATCCACGTCGACCTGATGCGCTCCAAGGAGCTCGTCGACTACGAACCGGCCTCAGATGTCGGCCACCTCCGCTGGATGCCCCGCGGCAGGCTGGTGCGCGACCTCCTCGAGGACTACGTCCTCGGCCTCGTCCTGGACTACGGCGGCATGCCCGTCGAGACGCCGGTGATGTACGACCTCGGCGACCCCGCGATCTCCGAGCACGCCGCAAAGTTCGGTGAGAGGCAGTACCGCTTCAAGAGCGGGAACAGGAACATGATGCTCCGGTTTGCGGCATGCTTCGGCATGTTCTCGTTCATGCGCGACATGCACATCTCCCCGAACACCCTGCCGATGAAGATGTACGAACTCTCCACGTACTCGTTCAGGCACGAGCAGTCGGGCGAGGTCATCGGGCTGAAGAGGCTCCGGGCCTTCACGATGCCGGACATGCACACCCTCTGCCGGGACATGGACAACGCTCTCACCTGCTTCGAGGAACAGCTCCGCATGGGCTGGCAGAGCGGTGTCGACCTGGGGACGCCGCTCGTCGGGGCGTTCAGGTGCACGCAGGAGTTCTACGACCAGCACGAGGACTGGATCAAGAAGATCGTGAAGGAGTCGGGCGTGCCCCTCTTCATCGAGGTGCTCTCCGACCGCGTCCACTACTGGATCGCGAAGATCGACCTCGCCGCCATCGACGGCCAGGGCAGACCGATCGAGAACCCGACCGTCCAGATTGACGTGGAGAGTTCCACCCGGTTCAATATCAGTTACCGCGACGTCGCGGGCACCGAGGTCCACCCGCCGATCCTCCACTGCTCCCCGACAGGATCGATCGAGCGCGTCATCTGCGCCATGCTCGAAAACACCGCTTACCAGCCTGTGCCGCACCTGCCCACCTGGCTCTCCCCGACGCAGGTCCGCTTCGTCCCGGTCGCGGAGAGGCATGTGGCCTATGCCGCCGACCTCTGCGAAAAGTTCAACGCCGCCGGTGTCAGGGCCGACCACGACGACCGCGACGAGTCGGTGAACAAGAAAATCCGCGAGGCCGGGACCGAGTGGGTGCCCTATGTGGCCGTCATCGGCGACCGCGAGATGGACGAGGGGAAACTGACCGTGACTGTCAGGAAACTCTCCGAGCCGAAGAAGCCGCACAAGGAAGAGATGACGGCCGACGCTCTCATCGCCGCCGTGAAGGAGGAGTGCACAGGCAAGCCCTTCCGCCCGATGTACACCGCAAAGAAACTCTCTATCAGGCCGCGGTTCATCTGA
- a CDS encoding sensor histidine kinase, with protein MTYMNMPGILPGKNSSFHKNLLICVLVIIVIVIALLSSISYIEAQNELIDKNRLLKDETEISVTQWMILVDQGLKMYDDTLNAQMKERFKGFIETYERAGRDPAQMDLIALKEELGGTMDLYVITSTGVIEYSTYAPEVGLDFKNVPYFYEYITDIREGDSFSADRVVREQSTGAVRKFAYMPSPDHRYLFELGLVPDQLKDRKLGLSYVQTAEALKNLNPDLETIRIFDTMGKVVGNKSYVPDPVQKMRVMKALAGRESSVYPDPGQKKEYRYLYVDLRDPDYASDMSMVIELTYTTAPMESKLAGLFLSHLTIALLAVLGSVLVSYGVVSYISRPVSQVVEDIDRIARGDLDHRIRHTHGIEFRRLEDSINAMVASLKENIRRAKESEDALKKTNENLEEIIGRRTAALTRANEEANLYLDIMSHDINNANTVALGYAQMLLMHLVEKEKYQADRIRQSVLRSSEIIQNVATIRLIHQKNLPLERVDLDAMIREAVNHHPDAAIFYEGRTVMVWADALLPEVLSNLIGNAVKFMDGQGEVFVKVEDEEREVRVSVEDTGSGIPDEMKGVIFTRFRKGTNKRSGKGLGLYIVRSLVERYGGRVWADDRVPGESGRGAAVRFTLRKAPDERQE; from the coding sequence ATGACATACATGAACATGCCAGGAATTTTACCGGGAAAAAACAGTTCTTTCCATAAAAACCTCCTGATCTGCGTCCTGGTCATTATCGTCATTGTCATCGCCCTCCTCTCATCAATTTCGTACATCGAGGCGCAGAACGAACTCATCGACAAGAACCGTCTCCTCAAGGACGAGACCGAGATCAGCGTCACGCAGTGGATGATCCTCGTCGACCAGGGCCTCAAGATGTACGACGATACCCTGAACGCACAGATGAAAGAGAGGTTCAAAGGGTTTATCGAAACGTACGAACGCGCAGGGAGAGACCCCGCACAGATGGACCTCATCGCGCTGAAGGAAGAACTCGGCGGGACGATGGACCTGTATGTGATCACCAGCACCGGGGTCATCGAATACAGCACCTACGCGCCTGAAGTCGGCCTCGACTTCAAGAATGTCCCCTACTTCTACGAATACATCACAGATATCCGCGAAGGAGATTCCTTCTCTGCCGACCGGGTGGTGCGGGAGCAGTCGACCGGGGCTGTCAGGAAATTTGCTTACATGCCCTCGCCCGACCACCGCTACCTCTTCGAACTGGGCCTGGTCCCCGACCAGTTGAAGGACCGGAAACTCGGTCTCTCCTATGTCCAGACCGCCGAGGCCCTCAAGAACCTCAACCCCGACCTCGAAACGATCCGGATCTTCGACACGATGGGGAAGGTCGTCGGGAACAAGAGTTATGTGCCGGACCCGGTCCAGAAGATGCGGGTCATGAAGGCCCTTGCCGGGAGAGAGAGCAGTGTCTACCCCGACCCCGGGCAGAAAAAAGAGTACCGTTACCTGTATGTCGACCTGCGCGATCCCGACTACGCCTCCGACATGAGCATGGTGATCGAACTCACCTACACGACCGCCCCCATGGAGAGCAAACTGGCCGGCCTCTTTCTCTCGCACCTGACGATCGCCCTCCTCGCGGTCCTCGGCAGTGTCCTTGTCTCCTATGGCGTTGTCAGTTATATCTCCAGGCCGGTTTCGCAGGTGGTCGAGGACATCGACCGCATTGCGCGGGGCGACCTCGACCACCGTATCAGGCACACGCATGGTATCGAGTTCCGCCGCCTCGAAGACAGCATCAATGCGATGGTCGCATCGCTCAAGGAGAACATCCGGAGGGCGAAGGAGTCCGAAGACGCACTGAAAAAGACCAACGAGAACCTCGAAGAGATCATCGGCCGCCGCACCGCCGCCCTCACCAGGGCGAACGAGGAGGCAAACCTCTACCTGGACATCATGTCCCATGACATCAACAATGCAAACACCGTCGCCCTCGGCTATGCCCAGATGCTGCTCATGCACCTTGTCGAGAAGGAAAAGTACCAGGCCGACAGGATCAGGCAGAGCGTTCTCAGGAGTTCGGAGATCATCCAGAATGTGGCGACGATCAGGCTGATCCACCAGAAAAACCTCCCCCTCGAAAGGGTGGACCTGGACGCCATGATCAGGGAGGCGGTCAATCACCACCCTGACGCCGCCATCTTCTACGAAGGGAGGACGGTGATGGTCTGGGCGGACGCACTCCTGCCCGAGGTCCTCTCGAACCTGATCGGGAACGCGGTGAAGTTCATGGACGGGCAGGGCGAGGTCTTTGTGAAGGTCGAGGACGAGGAAAGAGAGGTCCGCGTCTCGGTGGAGGACACGGGGTCCGGCATCCCGGACGAGATGAAAGGTGTTATCTTCACCCGCTTCAGGAAGGGGACGAACAAGCGGAGCGGGAAAGGTCTCGGCCTCTATATCGTGCGGTCCCTGGTAGAGAGGTACGGTGGCAGGGTCTGGGCCGACGACCGCGTGCCCGGAGAGTCCGGCCGCGGGGCGGCGGTCCGCTTCACCCTCAGGAAGGCGCCTGACGAGCGGCAGGAATAA